One Camelus ferus isolate YT-003-E chromosome 27, BCGSAC_Cfer_1.0, whole genome shotgun sequence DNA window includes the following coding sequences:
- the CRTC3 gene encoding CREB-regulated transcription coactivator 3 isoform X3 gives MTKSPSFHPADSVRGTRHHGLVERPSRTRFHPLHRRSGDKPGRQFDGGTFGANYASQPLDESWPRQQPAWKEEKHPGFRLTSALNRTNSDSALHTSALSTKPQDPYGGGGPSAWPASYMGFCDGENDVHGEAVPFPGPLKEENLVNVPKPLPKQLWETKEIQSLSGRPRSCDVGGGSAFPHNGQNIGLSPFLGTLNTGGSLPDLTNLHYSAPLPASLDSSDHLFGSMSVGNSMGNLPAAMTHLGIRSSSGLQSSRSNPSIQATLNKTALSSSVNSHPQASAPSASALHPSLRLFSLSNPSLSTTNLSGPSRRRQPPVSPLTLSPGPEAHQGFSRQLSSTSPLNPYPASQMVSSDRSPLSFLPAEAQAQVSPPPPYPTPQDLPQPLLQQPCTQEPPAQQPHAASSLPQSDFQLLTAQGSSLTNFFPDVSFDQQSMRPGPAFPQQVPLVQQGPREPQDSFHLRPNLYSNCGNFPSAILTEDSSTSLFKDLSSALAGMPEVSLNVDTPFPLEEELQIEPLSLDGLNMLSDSSMGLLDPSVEETFRADRL, from the exons ATGACAAAATCC ccGTCGTTCCACCCAGCGGACAGCGTGCGAGGAACCCGCCACCACGGGCTGGTGGAGAGGCCGTCCCGGACGCGCTTCCACCCCCTCCACCGACGGTCTGGGGACAAGCCAGGACGACAG TTTGATGGTGGTACTTTTGGAGCTAATTACGCCTCACAGCCTCTGGATGAGAGTTGGCCCAG gcaGCAGCCTGcttggaaggaagagaagcaccCTGGGTTCAGGCTAACATCTGCACTTAACAG GACCAATTCTGATTCTGCTCTTCACACAAGTGCTCTGAGCACCAAGCCCCAAGACCCCTATGGAGGAGGGGGCCCATCGGCCTGGCCTGCCTCATACATGG GTTTCTGTGATGGTGAGAACGATGTACATGGGGAAG CCGTGCCTTTCCCTGGCCCACTGAAAGAAGAGAATCTGGTAAACGTTCCCAAGCCGCTGCCAAAACAGCTGTGGGAGACCAAGGAG ATCCAGTCCCTGTCAGGGCGCCCTCGGTCCTGTGACGTCGGAGGAGGCAG tgcttttccaCACAATGGTCAAAACATAGGCCTCTCACCCTTTCTGGGAACCCTGAACACTGGGGGGTCATTGCCAGATCTCACCAACCTCCACTACTCAGCgcccctgccagcctccctggaCAGCAGCGACCACCTCTTCGGTAGCATGAGTGTGGGGAACAGCATGGGCAACCTCCCTGCTGCCATGACTCACCTGGGCATAAGAAGCTCTTCTG GTCTCCAGAGTTCTCGGAGCAACCCCTCCATCCAGGCCACGCTCAATAAGACAGCACTCTCCTCCTCCGTAAACAGCCACCCCCAGGCATCTGCCCCCAGCGCCTCTGCTCTTCACCCTTCGCTCCGTCTCTTCTCCCTCAGCAACCCATCCCTTTCCACCACAAACCTGAGCGGCCCCTCTCGGCGTAGGCAGCCCCCCGTCAGCCCTCTCACACTTTCTCCTGGCCCTGAAGCACATCAAGGTTTCAGCAGACAGCTCTCTTCAACCAGCCCTCTGAACCCGTATCCTGCCTCGCAG atgGTGTCCTCAGATCGAAGCCCGCTCTCCTTCCTGCCCGCAGAAGCTCAAGCCCAGGTGTCCCCTCCGCCCCCGTACCCCACGCCCCAggacctcccccagcctctgctgcagcAGCCCTGCACCCAGGAGCCCCCTGCTCAGCAGCCCCATGCAGCTTCATCGCTGCCGCAGTCAGACTTCCAGCTCCTCACAGCCCAG GGCTCATCTTTGACCAACTTCTTCCCAGATGTGAGCTTTGACCAGCAGTCCATGAGGCCAGGCCCAGCCTTTCCTCAGCAG GTGCCCCTGGTGCAGCAGGGCCCCCGAGAACCACAGGACTCCTTTCATTTGAGACCAAACCTGTATTCCAATTGCGGGAATTTCCCGAGCGCCATCCTGACAG AAGACTCGAGCACCAGCCTATTCAAAGACCTCAGCAGTGCTCTGGCCGGCATGCCTGAGGTCAGCCTGAACGTGGACACTCCGTTTCCATTGGAAGAAGAGCTCCAAATTGAACCCCTGAGCCTGGACGGACTCAACATGTTAAGTGATTCCAGCATGGGCCTGCTCGACCCCTCTGTTGAAGAGACCTTCCGAGCTGACCGACTGTGA